A single region of the Lentimicrobiaceae bacterium genome encodes:
- a CDS encoding 4Fe-4S binding protein, producing MLKNILLLNKPAENQSAYDYHLGLLRRDTVVKPVIFVGAGTCGMIAGAGKTLNAIHNYLHEKNIDAEVVEVGCIGLCTHEPLVDVQLPGKRRISFSNITENRVESLLDEILNSVIPDEQVLGQYSHPHHEAWEQVKLLAEIPFFRLQNRMVIKNCGIINPFSIDEYIARGGYKSLTRVLRNYSAEKVCEIVEESGLRGRGGGGYPTGRKWKYALNTPDEERFMICNGDESDPGAFMDRAMFEGDPHRVIEGLAIASYAINAKRAYIYVRAEYTLAVTRLKHAIQQAEKAGLLGHNILNSGYNLTIQVREGAGAFVCGEETALISSIEGKRGTPRPKPPFPALRGLFGKPTIVNNVETLANIPAILDHGPAWFSSIGTARSKGTKVFALAGKISIIGLVEVSMGTTLKDLIYHIAGGVKNGKRIKAVQLGGPSGSCLPEQSLDVEIDYESLLEAGTIMGSGGLVVMDEDTCMVDIAKFFTDFLQRESCGKCIPCREGSRRMHEILENITRRPLNESGFETLERFKGVMQLGNLAEVIRDTSLCGLGQTAPNPLISALKYFREEFEEHIFDRKCRAGVCKDLRLYYIDVEKCTGCTACAKKCPTTAIIGSPRNPHFIIEDKCIGCGICFDVCKFVAVFVK from the coding sequence ATGTTAAAAAACATTTTATTGCTCAATAAACCTGCTGAGAACCAAAGTGCATACGATTACCACTTAGGACTGCTTCGTCGCGACACAGTGGTTAAACCCGTTATTTTCGTGGGTGCCGGCACTTGCGGTATGATTGCAGGAGCAGGCAAAACATTAAACGCTATTCACAACTATCTGCATGAAAAAAACATAGATGCCGAGGTTGTTGAAGTTGGTTGTATTGGCCTTTGCACACATGAACCACTTGTGGATGTACAATTGCCGGGTAAACGAAGAATTTCATTTTCAAACATTACTGAAAACCGGGTTGAGTCATTGCTCGATGAAATTTTAAACTCGGTAATACCTGACGAACAGGTACTTGGGCAATATTCTCACCCACACCATGAAGCCTGGGAACAAGTTAAGCTGCTTGCCGAAATCCCGTTTTTCAGGTTACAAAACCGGATGGTTATTAAAAATTGTGGTATTATCAATCCCTTTTCAATTGATGAATATATAGCCAGAGGCGGCTACAAATCATTAACCCGCGTATTGCGCAATTATTCAGCAGAAAAAGTGTGCGAAATTGTGGAAGAAAGCGGCTTAAGAGGCCGAGGAGGTGGAGGCTACCCTACCGGCAGAAAATGGAAATACGCTCTAAATACGCCCGATGAAGAACGCTTTATGATCTGTAATGGCGACGAAAGTGATCCGGGAGCGTTTATGGACAGAGCCATGTTTGAAGGTGACCCTCACCGTGTAATAGAAGGATTGGCCATTGCATCCTACGCCATTAATGCCAAACGAGCTTATATATATGTTCGTGCTGAATATACATTGGCAGTTACCAGACTGAAACACGCCATTCAGCAGGCCGAAAAAGCGGGCTTACTCGGGCATAATATTTTAAACAGTGGTTACAATTTAACCATTCAGGTTCGCGAAGGCGCGGGTGCTTTTGTTTGTGGTGAAGAAACAGCACTTATTTCAAGTATTGAAGGCAAGAGAGGAACGCCAAGGCCCAAACCTCCATTCCCGGCCTTGCGGGGACTGTTCGGCAAGCCCACCATTGTAAACAATGTTGAAACGCTGGCCAATATACCAGCCATACTTGACCATGGCCCGGCCTGGTTCTCATCCATTGGCACAGCCCGCAGCAAAGGCACTAAAGTATTTGCGCTGGCAGGTAAAATATCAATTATAGGCTTGGTGGAAGTAAGCATGGGCACTACCCTTAAAGACCTTATCTATCATATCGCTGGAGGTGTTAAAAACGGGAAAAGAATTAAAGCCGTTCAACTCGGCGGACCATCGGGAAGTTGCCTGCCTGAACAAAGCCTTGATGTTGAAATTGACTACGAATCGCTCCTTGAAGCAGGCACGATTATGGGATCAGGCGGACTGGTAGTTATGGATGAAGACACGTGTATGGTAGATATTGCCAAATTCTTCACCGATTTTCTTCAGCGGGAAAGTTGTGGCAAGTGTATTCCATGCAGAGAAGGCTCAAGAAGGATGCACGAAATTCTTGAAAACATTACGCGCCGTCCGTTAAATGAAAGCGGTTTTGAAACATTAGAACGATTTAAAGGCGTTATGCAACTGGGCAATCTTGCTGAAGTAATCAGAGACACATCACTTTGCGGCCTTGGGCAAACAGCCCCCAATCCATTAATCAGCGCACTAAAGTATTTCAGAGAAGAGTTTGAAGAGCATATTTTTGATCGCAAATGCAGGGCCGGGGTTTGCAAAGACCTCAGGCTTTACTATATTGATGTTGAAAAATGTACAGGTTGCACAGCCTGTGCTAAAAAATGCCCGACAACCGCAATCATCGGTTCACCGAGAAACCCTCATTTTATCATAGAAGATAAGTGCATCGGCTGCGGAATTTGTTTTGATGTATGCAAATTTGTTGCTGTTTTCGTTAAATAA
- a CDS encoding iron hydrogenase small subunit, whose amino-acid sequence MNFPIEVNNKTITARKGETILEALERNGIKVPTLCHMPGLYPTGSCRMCVVEVEGKSNLITACAYPVEEWMKIKTHSPRVVNARKTNVELLLSNHPDDCLYCERNGNCELQNFAEELNIRERRFPGKKNKYKTDPSGSSIVRDPAKCILCGRCVRTCDEIVGTSTLGFIGRGNKTIIGPPFNKQINLSSCITCGQCIMACPTGALHEKRSSSDLQNALHNPDIHVVMQISPTVSVSIAEEFGIKAGKDMNGVLTAALRKTGFDKVFDATFGADIYIMELATEVENQIKSGQNQPVFTSDCPAWVKYAEQWHPDFLNHLSRCKSPQQMLGSVIRSYYTEQFHINPDKLYIVSAMPCTAKKFEAQREQMTHKGISDVDAVLTTRELAQFIRLNGVDIQQIEPELPDFPFHIRSSAGRLFSISGGVTEALIRTLYYRITGKEFTNLKISELRTQKDYKEIKLKIGDYKVGFAVVSNVKLASKLIDEIKAGRDDIHFVEVMTCPGGCVNGGGQPIVEDTGAIKARIKTIYEIDDKDSIRFPYKNPSIIELYSDFLGEPGSEKALELLHTTFKKREVPL is encoded by the coding sequence ATGAATTTCCCGATTGAAGTAAATAACAAAACCATTACTGCACGCAAGGGAGAAACCATACTTGAGGCACTGGAAAGAAACGGTATAAAAGTTCCTACCCTTTGCCACATGCCAGGCCTCTACCCTACCGGTTCATGCCGCATGTGTGTGGTAGAAGTGGAAGGGAAAAGCAACCTGATAACGGCCTGCGCATACCCTGTTGAAGAGTGGATGAAAATAAAAACACATTCACCCAGAGTAGTTAACGCCCGAAAAACAAATGTAGAATTATTGTTAAGCAACCACCCTGACGACTGCCTGTATTGCGAACGAAACGGCAATTGCGAGTTGCAAAATTTTGCTGAAGAACTAAACATCAGAGAACGACGTTTCCCGGGCAAAAAAAACAAGTATAAAACCGATCCTTCAGGTTCAAGTATCGTACGTGACCCGGCAAAATGTATATTATGCGGCCGTTGTGTACGTACCTGCGATGAAATTGTTGGAACTTCTACTTTAGGATTTATTGGCAGAGGGAATAAAACCATTATTGGCCCTCCATTCAATAAACAAATCAATCTCTCAAGTTGCATTACCTGTGGTCAATGCATTATGGCCTGTCCAACCGGGGCCTTGCATGAAAAGCGCAGCTCTTCCGACTTGCAAAATGCATTGCACAACCCTGACATTCATGTAGTAATGCAAATTTCGCCAACAGTTTCGGTAAGTATTGCCGAAGAATTTGGCATAAAAGCAGGTAAAGACATGAATGGCGTGTTAACTGCGGCCTTGCGCAAAACCGGGTTCGATAAAGTTTTTGATGCCACTTTTGGTGCCGATATTTATATCATGGAGCTGGCAACTGAAGTTGAAAATCAAATAAAATCGGGACAAAACCAACCTGTATTCACCAGCGATTGTCCCGCTTGGGTAAAGTATGCCGAACAGTGGCATCCCGACTTTTTAAATCATCTGTCGCGGTGTAAATCTCCTCAGCAGATGCTGGGGTCGGTTATCAGAAGCTATTACACTGAACAATTTCACATAAATCCCGACAAACTATACATTGTATCGGCCATGCCCTGCACAGCCAAGAAATTTGAAGCTCAGCGGGAGCAAATGACCCACAAAGGAATTAGTGATGTTGACGCAGTACTTACCACCCGCGAGCTGGCCCAATTTATCAGGCTTAACGGGGTTGACATCCAACAAATTGAACCCGAGTTACCCGATTTCCCTTTTCATATAAGAAGTTCGGCCGGCCGACTTTTTAGCATTTCAGGTGGCGTTACAGAAGCGCTAATCCGTACACTTTATTATCGCATTACCGGAAAAGAATTTACAAACTTAAAAATCAGTGAATTAAGAACACAAAAAGATTACAAAGAAATAAAACTTAAGATCGGTGACTATAAGGTGGGCTTTGCAGTAGTAAGTAATGTTAAACTTGCCTCCAAACTAATTGATGAAATAAAAGCCGGCCGCGATGACATTCATTTTGTTGAAGTCATGACCTGCCCCGGAGGCTGTGTAAACGGAGGTGGACAACCCATTGTTGAGGATACCGGAGCCATCAAAGCCAGAATAAAAACCATCTACGAAATCGATGATAAAGATTCCATCAGGTTTCCTTACAAAAACCCATCTATAATTGAACTTTACAGCGACTTTTTAGGAGAACCCGGCAGTGAAAAAGCCCTTGAGCTTCTTCATACAACCTTTAAAAAGAGAGAAGTTCCGCTATAA
- a CDS encoding 4Fe-4S binding protein, protein MDPSEYNFKKPLVSTMKERCRVCYTCVRECPAKAIKISNGQAEVIPERCIGCGNCIKVCSQNAKVFRKEIDISNLLTSGNTKVAAIVAPSFPAEFSEIKNHRLLVSLIRSLGFDYVAEVGFGADLVAEEYKKILKSGQYPPVISSDCPAIVRYIEHYYPDLVGSLAHIVSPMVAMGRVMRKKYGQEIKIVFIGPCIAKKDESDEIDAVLTFRELREMIAKKGLMPADVVPTNFDPPFSGKGSIFPVSRGLLNTMGVREDIFERNVIVAEGRSDFQEAIKEFESGQIAQEHLELLCCEGCIMGAGMSPYPFFSASSRRYRKRASVSDYVLNKLETLDQKQWEEDMEEFSTIDLFRDFEVKDIRYNRPGQEEIENTLNKMGKFGPQDHLDCGACGYDSCEDHAIAIIRGLAEHEMCLPYTIEKLHNYIRELNISNEKLANTQEALKQSEKLAGMGQLSAGIAHELNNPLGIITMYSNILKDEAPVDDPVRKDLDLIVEQAERCKKIVGGLLNFARKNQVSLDEVDINKLIEHSISSVIVPVNVKISLESQIKNPLANLDYDQMAQVITNLLKNAVEAMPEKGGQIHVRSIDSSDEITIYISDTGTGIAKDNMSKLFTPFFTTKAIGKGTGLGLPIIYGIVKMHKGGISVKSNADPEKGPTGTTFTITLPRTPIN, encoded by the coding sequence ATGGACCCATCTGAATACAATTTTAAAAAACCGCTTGTCAGCACGATGAAAGAACGCTGCAGGGTTTGTTATACCTGTGTGAGAGAATGTCCTGCCAAAGCCATAAAAATCAGCAACGGCCAGGCCGAGGTTATTCCTGAGCGCTGTATCGGATGTGGCAATTGCATTAAAGTATGCAGTCAGAATGCTAAAGTATTCCGCAAAGAAATTGATATTAGCAACCTGTTAACCAGCGGAAATACAAAAGTGGCGGCTATTGTAGCGCCCAGTTTTCCGGCAGAATTTTCCGAAATTAAAAATCACCGGTTACTTGTATCATTAATTCGTTCATTAGGTTTCGATTATGTTGCCGAAGTTGGATTCGGGGCCGACCTGGTTGCCGAAGAATATAAAAAGATATTAAAATCAGGTCAATATCCTCCGGTAATTTCATCGGATTGCCCGGCAATTGTGCGTTATATCGAACATTATTATCCCGACCTGGTAGGTTCACTGGCTCATATCGTTTCACCGATGGTTGCCATGGGCAGGGTCATGCGCAAAAAATACGGGCAGGAAATAAAAATTGTGTTTATTGGCCCGTGCATTGCCAAAAAAGACGAATCAGATGAAATAGATGCCGTACTCACATTCCGCGAACTGCGCGAAATGATAGCTAAAAAAGGGCTTATGCCTGCAGATGTAGTACCTACAAATTTCGATCCCCCCTTCAGTGGTAAAGGCTCAATATTCCCCGTGAGCCGGGGCTTGCTAAACACCATGGGAGTAAGGGAAGACATTTTTGAACGGAATGTCATTGTTGCTGAAGGCCGAAGCGATTTTCAGGAAGCCATCAAAGAGTTTGAAAGCGGACAAATAGCCCAGGAACACCTCGAATTACTGTGTTGTGAAGGATGTATAATGGGAGCAGGCATGTCGCCTTACCCGTTTTTCTCAGCAAGCAGCCGCCGGTATCGCAAAAGAGCCAGTGTGAGTGATTATGTACTCAATAAACTTGAAACACTCGATCAAAAACAATGGGAAGAAGACATGGAGGAATTCTCCACGATTGACCTTTTCAGAGATTTTGAAGTAAAAGACATCAGGTATAACAGGCCAGGGCAGGAAGAAATTGAAAATACGCTGAACAAGATGGGCAAATTTGGCCCTCAGGATCATCTCGACTGCGGCGCTTGTGGCTATGATTCGTGCGAAGACCATGCCATTGCTATTATCAGAGGACTTGCCGAACATGAAATGTGCCTGCCCTATACCATCGAAAAACTGCACAATTATATCAGGGAACTCAACATTTCGAACGAAAAACTTGCCAACACACAGGAAGCACTGAAACAATCAGAAAAACTTGCCGGAATGGGGCAGCTTTCGGCAGGTATTGCTCATGAGCTCAATAATCCGCTGGGCATAATAACCATGTATAGCAACATTCTAAAGGATGAGGCTCCGGTAGATGATCCCGTAAGAAAAGACTTAGATCTGATTGTTGAACAAGCTGAGCGATGCAAAAAAATTGTTGGAGGCTTGCTAAACTTTGCCCGCAAAAATCAGGTAAGTCTCGACGAAGTAGATATCAACAAATTAATTGAACATTCTATCAGTTCAGTAATTGTCCCTGTTAACGTTAAAATATCTCTCGAATCTCAGATAAAAAATCCCCTGGCTAATCTTGACTATGATCAAATGGCACAGGTTATTACCAATTTGTTAAAAAATGCAGTTGAAGCAATGCCAGAAAAAGGCGGGCAAATACACGTCAGGTCTATCGATTCTTCCGACGAAATTACCATTTACATTTCTGACACAGGAACAGGCATTGCCAAGGATAACATGAGCAAACTCTTTACCCCGTTTTTTACAACCAAAGCCATTGGAAAAGGAACCGGGCTAGGCTTACCTATTATCTACGGAATAGTAAAAATGCATAAAGGTGGCATTTCGGTTAAATCAAATGCAGATCCTGAAAAAGGGCCCACAGGCACAACGTTTACCATCACCTTGCCCAGAACACCCATCAACTAA
- a CDS encoding hybrid sensor histidine kinase/response regulator has protein sequence MAYYKILVVDDEPGIRMGTRRILQNFKVDYPFMDEHIEFQVLEAATGEEGIQIIDNEMPDIILLDNKLPGIQGVEVLEYVKKKLYDIVVVMITSYASLELAVKATRDGAYDFIPKPFTPQELRSSIENITKQLFLKRMTQKMNKEGKQIRFQFLSVLSHELKAPINAIEGYIKIMNERQFGDNLDAYQEMLDRSMERVKGMRNLIMDLLDLTKIESGAPTQNLQPVDIVKVAQISIDTMRPYAIQKDVDIYLNTKNKVMMDADPNEIEIIFNNLISNAVKYNKNGGRVDVFIEMKQEAVQLLVTDTGIGMTDEEKSKLFQEFVRIKNSKTKHITGSGLGLSIMKKIVDMYHGDIDVQSIPDKGTTFIITLPVN, from the coding sequence ATGGCGTACTATAAAATTCTGGTTGTTGATGATGAGCCCGGTATCAGAATGGGCACCAGACGAATTCTTCAGAACTTCAAGGTGGACTACCCTTTTATGGACGAACACATTGAATTTCAGGTTCTTGAAGCTGCTACCGGAGAAGAAGGCATTCAAATCATTGACAATGAAATGCCTGACATCATTCTGCTCGACAACAAATTACCTGGCATACAAGGAGTTGAAGTGCTTGAGTACGTTAAAAAGAAGTTGTATGACATTGTGGTGGTGATGATTACTTCCTACGCATCACTTGAACTTGCTGTAAAAGCAACCCGCGATGGCGCCTATGACTTTATTCCCAAACCATTTACTCCTCAGGAATTGAGAAGCTCAATTGAAAATATAACCAAGCAGCTTTTCCTGAAAAGAATGACACAGAAAATGAATAAGGAAGGGAAGCAAATCAGGTTTCAATTCCTGTCGGTTCTGTCTCATGAATTAAAAGCCCCGATCAATGCCATAGAAGGCTATATAAAAATCATGAACGAAAGGCAATTTGGTGACAACCTTGATGCATATCAGGAAATGCTCGACCGCTCCATGGAAAGGGTAAAAGGCATGCGCAACCTGATAATGGACCTGCTTGATCTTACCAAAATTGAATCTGGCGCTCCAACACAAAACTTACAGCCGGTTGACATTGTTAAGGTTGCACAAATCTCTATTGATACCATGCGGCCCTATGCCATTCAGAAAGATGTGGATATTTATCTCAACACCAAAAATAAGGTGATGATGGATGCCGACCCGAATGAAATTGAAATCATTTTTAATAACCTCATTTCAAACGCGGTTAAATACAACAAAAACGGAGGAAGGGTCGATGTTTTTATTGAAATGAAACAAGAAGCTGTACAATTACTGGTTACTGATACCGGAATTGGCATGACTGACGAAGAAAAAAGCAAGCTGTTTCAGGAGTTTGTCAGAATAAAAAACTCCAAAACTAAACATATAACCGGTTCAGGCCTTGGGTTGTCAATCATGAAAAAGATTGTTGACATGTATCATGGCGATATTGATGTTCAAAGCATCCCCGACAAGGGCACTACTTTTATCATCACCCTGCCGGTCAACTAA
- a CDS encoding NAD(P)H-dependent oxidoreductase subunit E, which yields MDERVDIQICLGSSCFSRGNKRLVKVVDEYLNVHNLRHLVHFHGAHCFSSCDKGPLLHIDGREYDQLTEEKVIAILDRRFGSADPNI from the coding sequence ATGGATGAGAGAGTAGATATTCAGATTTGTTTGGGCAGCTCCTGCTTTTCGAGAGGGAATAAACGGCTCGTTAAAGTTGTGGACGAATATCTGAATGTACATAATTTGCGACATTTGGTGCATTTTCACGGAGCACATTGTTTTAGTAGCTGCGATAAAGGCCCGTTGTTGCATATCGATGGCCGCGAGTATGATCAGTTAACTGAAGAAAAGGTTATCGCTATTCTTGACCGGAGGTTTGGGAGTGCCGACCCCAATATTTGA
- a CDS encoding NAD(P)H-dependent oxidoreductase subunit E, translating into MADKIDEIIKNHSNIQRDGLLPLLQEIQLETGYLSEESIIRIGSALNLPISKIYGVATFYDQFRFEPKGVFHIRICHGTTCHINSSAKIIQEAERLLKIKQGQTTRDGLFSIEVVNCMGACGLSPVIAINDQYFSGVEPQDLKNIIENCKTKSV; encoded by the coding sequence ATGGCAGACAAAATTGATGAAATAATAAAAAACCATTCCAACATTCAACGCGATGGCCTGTTGCCGCTTTTACAGGAAATACAACTTGAAACCGGGTACCTGTCTGAAGAATCCATCATCCGCATTGGCAGCGCATTAAATTTGCCCATCAGCAAAATTTACGGAGTAGCTACTTTTTACGATCAGTTCAGATTTGAGCCTAAAGGAGTTTTTCACATACGTATTTGCCATGGCACCACCTGCCATATTAACAGTTCTGCTAAAATCATACAGGAAGCAGAGCGCTTGCTAAAAATTAAGCAGGGCCAAACCACCCGTGACGGGCTGTTTAGCATTGAAGTTGTCAATTGCATGGGAGCTTGCGGATTATCGCCCGTAATTGCCATTAACGACCAGTACTTTAGCGGGGTTGAACCTCAGGACTTAAAGAACATCATTGAAAACTGCAAAACAAAATCAGTTTAA
- a CDS encoding 4Fe-4S dicluster domain-containing protein, producing the protein MKLPLININSDKCKICFACVRACPVNAIQVKSNIEAPVVVHDMCIGCGSCLQVCAPLAISYRDACEETKSLLASGEKTVAIVAPSISGEFDDITDYRKFVRMIRELGFSYVNEVSFGVDLVAEQYRELFSNFMGRYYIATNCPPIVALIEKFHPGLIDNLAPIVSPMIASAQLARQLYGEQVKVVYIGPCIAAKDEALRFEGSSKVDSVLTFVELRQLFDELNIKESTVEYSDFDPPLGYKGSLYAVSNGILQAANLSEDLMKGSIITAEGKDNVLEAIREFESSIEFIKRHFNLFYCEGCLMGPGTSKGGKKYARKTLVTEYAIKKLKNFDLEKWEKACKKHTALSNFKASFVIDDQRLVEPPEEKVEEILKVIGKQETHDKLGCGACGFESCRDFAVAVAKGLTKTDMCITYSLRSKHDFIKTLKLTNEKLARTQDALLESERKARHEQQMAQEALERTSSMLQKLPSAIVIVDENLKVIESNQSFINTLGEDAADINEIIPGLVGADLKTLLPFQIYKLFSAVISNNENLVNRDVHLGERLINVSVFSIKKGKIAGAVLRDMYLPEVRKEEVISRVTDVIDENFDLVQKIAFLLGEGAAKTERMLNSIIESHKEGKK; encoded by the coding sequence ATGAAACTACCTTTAATCAATATAAACAGTGATAAGTGCAAGATATGCTTTGCTTGTGTCAGGGCTTGTCCGGTAAATGCTATTCAGGTTAAATCAAATATTGAAGCGCCGGTTGTTGTTCACGACATGTGTATTGGTTGTGGTAGTTGCCTGCAGGTATGCGCTCCACTGGCAATTTCATACCGCGATGCCTGCGAAGAAACCAAGAGTTTACTGGCTTCAGGTGAGAAAACAGTGGCCATAGTGGCGCCAAGTATCTCAGGCGAGTTTGATGATATTACCGATTACCGGAAGTTTGTGAGAATGATTCGTGAGCTTGGCTTTTCCTATGTGAATGAAGTTTCATTTGGCGTTGATCTGGTGGCTGAACAATATCGTGAGCTTTTTTCAAACTTTATGGGGCGGTACTATATTGCGACCAATTGCCCGCCTATTGTGGCTCTTATTGAGAAATTTCATCCCGGATTAATAGACAATCTGGCTCCGATTGTATCGCCAATGATTGCATCGGCTCAGTTGGCCAGACAACTTTATGGCGAGCAGGTTAAAGTTGTTTATATAGGACCTTGTATAGCGGCTAAGGATGAAGCACTTAGATTTGAAGGAAGCTCAAAAGTTGACTCTGTTCTTACGTTTGTGGAGTTAAGGCAGTTATTTGACGAATTAAATATCAAGGAAAGCACTGTTGAATATTCTGACTTTGATCCGCCACTGGGCTATAAAGGTTCATTGTATGCTGTAAGCAATGGCATATTGCAGGCAGCCAATCTCAGTGAAGATTTAATGAAAGGCAGTATCATCACTGCTGAAGGCAAGGATAATGTGCTGGAAGCTATTCGTGAATTCGAATCTTCAATTGAATTTATCAAAAGACATTTTAACTTGTTTTACTGCGAAGGTTGTTTGATGGGGCCCGGTACTTCAAAAGGAGGAAAGAAATATGCCCGCAAAACCCTGGTGACAGAATATGCAATAAAAAAGCTGAAAAACTTTGATTTGGAAAAATGGGAAAAAGCCTGCAAAAAACATACGGCTCTCTCTAATTTCAAGGCTTCATTTGTAATTGATGATCAAAGGCTTGTTGAACCACCCGAAGAAAAAGTGGAAGAAATTCTGAAGGTAATTGGCAAACAGGAAACACATGATAAACTGGGGTGCGGGGCTTGTGGATTTGAATCATGCCGCGATTTTGCGGTTGCGGTAGCCAAAGGGCTAACCAAAACTGACATGTGTATCACTTATTCGTTGAGAAGTAAACATGATTTTATTAAAACGCTAAAACTTACCAACGAAAAACTTGCCCGTACTCAGGATGCTTTGCTGGAATCAGAACGTAAGGCCAGGCATGAACAACAGATGGCACAGGAAGCACTTGAAAGAACATCATCTATGCTGCAGAAATTGCCTAGCGCAATTGTTATTGTGGATGAAAACCTGAAAGTAATTGAATCAAACCAAAGTTTTATCAATACTCTAGGCGAGGATGCTGCTGATATTAATGAAATAATTCCCGGGTTGGTAGGGGCTGATTTAAAAACCCTGCTTCCGTTTCAGATTTATAAGCTGTTTTCGGCGGTCATTTCCAATAATGAAAATTTGGTGAACAGAGATGTGCATTTAGGCGAAAGATTGATAAATGTTTCTGTATTTTCAATAAAAAAAGGAAAAATTGCTGGAGCCGTGCTACGCGATATGTATTTGCCGGAAGTCAGAAAGGAAGAAGTAATCAGCCGGGTTACCGATGTAATAGATGAAAACTTTGACCTGGTCCAAAAAATCGCATTCCTGCTCGGCGAAGGAGCTGCAAAAACTGAGCGTATGCTTAATTCCATCATTGAATCGCACAAAGAAGGCAAAAAGTAA
- a CDS encoding response regulator: MKKTVLIVDDDMDYLFQLKLKMEQFGFETITADGQKEAELIIETTRPDLAILDLMMESDDSGFILAYKIKRKYPDVPIIIATAVTAETGMTFDINSDENKQWIKADLFLDKGIRSDQLQREINKLLKI, translated from the coding sequence ATGAAAAAAACAGTATTGATTGTCGACGATGATATGGATTATTTGTTTCAATTGAAGCTTAAAATGGAGCAGTTTGGATTTGAAACAATTACAGCTGACGGGCAAAAAGAAGCTGAATTGATTATTGAAACCACGCGACCCGATTTGGCAATCCTTGATTTAATGATGGAAAGTGATGATTCGGGGTTTATTCTGGCATATAAAATCAAACGTAAATACCCTGATGTACCCATTATCATCGCAACAGCTGTTACAGCAGAAACAGGAATGACTTTTGACATTAATTCTGATGAAAACAAACAATGGATAAAAGCTGATTTGTTTCTCGATAAGGGGATAAGATCGGACCAATTGCAGCGAGAAATTAACAAATTGCTTAAAATTTAA